The genomic window GAGGACTTTTAATGTTCATGTTGATGATTTGAAAGTCTGTAAATGTGGCTGCATAACTAGCAGGACTCCTGTGAACCACACAAAAGTCAGACGTATATTTTCACTGTGATATTTTGAATCCTAACATCTGTGAGCTTTGTctcttcactgcatgttgtttccagatgttcatTCAGCAGCGTCTCTCACAGTGAGTCCTGACAGAGTGCAACACTTCACCTCTGACTCTGTCTCACTGACCTGTGAGGGAAACTTCACTGAGTGGAGAGTGAGGAAGTTCTCTGAGGACGGCCGACTGTACTCTGACTGTAGGAGAATGACTGGATCCACATGTAACATCAACACATCAAAGTCAGATACTGCagtgtactggtgtgagtctggatcaggagagttcagcagtgcagtcaacatcactgtacaGAGTATGTTATTATACATTTACTTCTTGGATTTGAATGATTTAAACATCACATGAACATTTGTCCCAGCTTTGCTGTATGTGAAGTAATTTCATGTgggcaaaataaaacacaaacagcagtttttaaatacaaaagatCAGATCTTCATGATGAAAAGCATTTGTACAATCTGTTCTTATTATTGTTTGTCAGCTTTTTCTCAAAGTGTGCACCAGCTGATGTGACTGAAACaattgtgtgtgattgtgtcacaGATGATGGTAATGGTCCTATCCTGGTGAGTCCTGTTCATCCTGTGACTGAGGGAGCTTCTgttagtctgagctgcagtttgagaacacaaaaaatactttccaatgtgtttttctatcacaaTGACAAACTTATTCAAAATGATCCCCGAGGGGAGCTGAAGATCTCTGCAGTGTCAAAGTCTGATGAAGGTTtctacaagtgtcagtactcaggaagagagtcagcacagagctggatgTCAGTTAAAGGTGAGCAGGATCAAAACAGTTGATGCATTTTTCTAAACCAATGACCGAGAAGGAACATTAGATTGTCTGACTTAAGTCTCAAAGTCACCTGGCTCTATtttataaatttatttatttaaaattatactttattaataattaatttctGTTTGTTGTTACAGTAACTGTGTCAGGAGCTGACAGCTCTTCATCTCCTGTGTGGTTGATGGTTGGACTGGTTTGTGGAGTCTCTCTCATTATTATTCTCCTGCTCTTGTTGTATCGCTGCAGACAGTCCAAGTGTAAGAGCCTCTTTTctgttattagtattattactatggtaaatggcctgtatttatatagcgctttctagtccctaaggaccccaaagcgctttacatatccagacatccacccattcacacacacattcacacactggtgatggcaagctacatagtagccacagccaccctggggcgcactagTAGTAGTATTGACATTTCAATGAGTATCTCTAAACTAAAACACAACTTTATCATAGAACTTACAAAGtaatccaaaaaaaaacaactagtAAGTACTGAAAAAGTACCTGGCAACAGGAACTATGACCTGATGGAAAAGCCTGAAAACCGTGGCGATCCGACCTGAGTAGTTATTAACGGAAAAGAGGTTAACAGAATGATAGACAGGTAGTAAAACTAGACACGACATACAGGGGAGAATAgacaccaaaataaaacaggaaatgactgaCACTAGACTAAGACACACAAGCTTGACGCAGACAGTAGACAAAACATGGAGACCAGAGAGAAAGAACAGAGTGAGAACACAAGGGGATAAACAACCTCTCATTAACCAAATAAACAGATAACCAGACTGTAAACACAACATCATACGAGAATGCCAGAATgtcaacaatacaaaatacagaaCTATGAAACCACAAATGATCAAAAATATTAAACCAGAGAAACCAAAACATCAAAACCCGGGTCAACCATTCAGGGACCTTAAAGGAAGCACAGGCAGGAAGATACCTGCTACACACTGTTGCCTATTGTACCTCCAACGGTGACATCATGGTAGCTGAAGGGTCATCAGCTGAGAGCCACCCTTCATTGATGTTTTGCTCCATTAATCGTGGAACATCTTGTGGTGGTGGAACAATGGGGGGAGGTCTCCCTACTGTCCCTGCAGCTGACCCTAGGACACTTGTCTTCCCACATCTGGTCTTTCCAGATCTCCATTAATCTTTACATGACGTAGGTTCAGTTTGTGTTCAGCAGTTTTTCAGAGAACATTTATCAAAATCCAGTTGGACAAACATCTAAATAACAAACTGACTACATGCACAAAAGATCAGAAACAAACAGGATTTTATAACCTGATTGTTTCTTTAACTCGACTGAAAGAATCCACAAATGTTATTGTTTCATAtcagaacaacacaaacagtAACACCATGATGGGTTCATGGTCTGAAAATATCTGATAGTCCTGTTGTTGATTTAAACACAACTAATGAAACTCtaaaaggtttttctttttttttcatttatcttTGAAAAATGTGTCATGTTGTTTTTCATGTGTGAGCCACTGAAACACTGGTGCAGTATATCATGTGAAAAGCACAGAGCAGCTAGAGATGAAACTGTCTTTTAATTTAAGGAAACTGGCACCATGTCATTGGTTTACAATTGTGTAactaaaatatgaacatttcaGGTGCAGATGAACCCCCAGATGTCATTTACTCTAATATTGAACTTGAAAACTTTGGAAATAAGTGTGAGTACACAAAACATATACAATGTTGAAGAAAAGCCTGGAAAgtttttgaaatgtttaaaaatgtattaattatttttcttttgtggaTTCGATCATCTTAACAGGGAAGCATCATAAACCAGAGCAGAGTGCTGTTTACACTAATGTGAAGACGGGAGCTGCAGGTACAGTCACAACAGTCTCATTCAGTGTTTGTACTTGAATGTGTCATCACatcgtctgtgaaggttctcagtcatccaggtcatcgtagtcaaaggagtttgcaaagaaaagcgtctggacttctttaagttgcttgaagacgtttcacctctcatccgagaagcttcttcagttctaaggtcaaatggccgagagtcccagatttaaacccagtgggagtatcccccaaggagggacaaaggacccctggtgatcctctaatcacatgcgccaaggtgtgaaagtgggtgtgggacccaatcagccagggtttcgggtgagcccattgtgaaacctggccccaccttgtcatgtgaattcctgaggtcagatggcccaggatgtgagtgggcgttaaggcgtctgggagggaactcaaaactggattatagatggcagacagttggtgtcgtaaaccaccgcctctgttcaaagatggtcgctcacagtggacatagatggcctctttcactcctctttcaaaccatctgtcctctctgtccaatatgtgaacattggcatcctcgaaagagtgacctttatccttaagatgcaggtggactgctgagtcttgtcctgtggaggtggctcttctatgttgtgccatgcgcttgtgaagtggctgtttggtctctccaatgtagcagtctgggcattcctcgctgcactgtacagcatacaccacgttgttcagtctgtgttttggagttttgtctttcgggtgaaccagtttgtgtctgagtgtgttgctgggtctgaagtacactgggatgtcgtgcttggagaaaactctcctgagtttctctgatacaccggctacataggggatgacaacgttgttgcgcctgtctttcttatcctcctcgctggtgtctgatcttcttttctgtgcctctttgctgactttatgaaggcccagttaggataaccgcatgttttcagtgcttcctttacatgtgtgtgttccttcttttcccttcaggcttagagggaacaagttctgcccggtggtgtagggtcctaattactccaagtttgtgttccagagggtgatgggagtcgaagaggaggtactggtccgtgtgtgtgagtaattaggaccctacaccaccgggcagaacttgttccctctaagcctgaagggaaaaagaaggaacacacacatgtaaaggaagcactgaaaacatgcggttatcctaactgggccttcataaagtcagcaaagaggcacagaaaagaagatcagacaccagcgaggaggataagaaagacagacgcaacaacgttgtcatcccctatgtagccggtgtatcagagaaactcaggagagttttctccaagcacgacatcccagtgtacttcagacccagcaacacactcagacacaaactggttcacccgaagacaaaactccaaaacacagactgaacaacgtggtgtatgctgtacagtgcagcgaggaatgcccggacctctacattggagagaccaaacagccacttcacaagcgcatggcacaacatagaagagccacctccacaggacaagactcagcagtccatctgcatcttaaggataaaggtcactcttttcgaggatgccaatgttcacatattggacagagaggacagatggtttgaaagaggagtgaaagaggccatctatgtccactgtgagcgaccatctttgaacagaggcggtggtttacgacaccaactgtctgccatctataatccagttttgagttcctcccagacgccttaacgcccactcacatcctgggtcatctgacctcaggaattcacatgacaaggtggggccaggtttcacaatgggctcacccaaaccctggctgattaggtcccacacccactttcacaccttggcgcatgtgattagaggatcaccaggggtcctttgtccctccttggggatactcccactgggtttaaatctgggactctcggccatttgaccttagaactgaagaagcttcggatgagaggtgaaacgtcttcaagcaacttaaagaagtccagacgcttttctttgcaaactcctttgacagtgTCATCACATCATTATATTGCAGGTAATTATAGGTCAACATGGAGTTTAGTTATTCACTTACTAATCAGTGTTTCAGCTTTACTGAATCACAGCATCCACAGATTCTGACCCAGACCTcaatcacaaaacacacacatgcaaagctGAAGTGTCACAGACAACAAATGATTTTCACTTGAATTTCTTTCactgtagttgtaaaaagtttaaatttcaaatgtatccaacatgtttgtatcatatctgtgCTGAACAAATGTGTCCTGAGCTCTGACATCTCTTTTAGAGGACAGTCTGATGTATGCTGAGGTCAAACagcccaaaaaacaaaaagccaagaaaaacaaaggtgaGCAAAGTCTGCCATCATCTCCACTGAATATTGTTCATCATGTTTATCTGCTCTTAAAATGTAAATCTGTTTATATTTAGGTCTTCACAAGTATTCATTACATGGTTAATAAAATCTAATTCTATCCTTGCATCAGTGGAGACATCCAGTTTCCTCCTGGTCAATGATATTATTGTTTTCAATGATCTTCTCTTCATTCACAGGAAAATCAAGTCCTGCAgctgatgcagcagtttattctgAAGTCACATCAGGAAGCTCTCTCAGTAATTCTGCTGCCATGCAGGCTGATTTATTCTTCACATTATTAAATGTCTTCAGCTCATAATATCTTTACATGTTGGAAAtcactttgtctttttgtgCTTGTCTTACAGGTCAGTGAGGAGagctgtagcagcaaagccaaGAAGAAGCTTTTTATGAAGCCACTCTTGCTCCTCTGCTCCCCAAATATCAGACATGCTCAGCTTTATGTACAGTTACAATATTAAATCATAATATCATATAGACATATTGCTCTCTTTTAGTATAAAACAAATGGAggtgtattcatatttaatattcatgCTCTTTATATTCAGTTATATTTCATAAAGACTTTGTAATAAAGCTTCAATGTATCTAACATGTTCCAACAGCAGTGAGAACAAAGTGTGAAATATGTGATCTTTAGTATCTGACAGCACAACTTAAAGTCagtgtttgcagtgtttcacaAGTAAATACTGATATGGGACCAACAAAtactttaactgtgtttgtCTAAAGATCTCCTACATTatataaataagaataaaatcataggcagtgaatacatttaaatgtatttcatttatatttttgtgtttctgatcATTTTATGCTTCTGTAGTTAGAAGGTAGAAATAaaatctttttacattttaacattttatcttTATGTTTGATTTTCATTTCCTGTATGAGATTATCCACAAATTAACAACACAATTACTTAAACAGTTTGTAACAGCGTTGTCACGGAAACCTGAAATAAACAGATGTTCACCAGATTATCTTCATGAGTATTGTTTGCAATGCAGTCACTAACTTTACAGAGCATGACAGCAGTCTGCATGTATCTGACACAGAGGACTGTAATGTACTTAAGTTATTAGTGTATTTTTATCCAATTTTTCTCAgcaatgattcagttcattaaagattttttaaatatataactgcTGAAATGTGTTTTCCCTTAGTGTGTTATTTATTGTGCTGCTTAACCTCAGTTAAAGACGTGAAAACATTTTGAGCTGTTGCGCACCAGTGCAAGTTGTTTTTGATCCATGTTTGTGTCTCTGAATTCATCTTTTGAAAGGTTTTCCACATTGggaatgttttatgtttttagtttatgtaaaacttttaaaacattGAAATAAAACTCCAATAAATTCACACAtgaaaagtgattttttttattcaagcaACAACAtcaaacaataataaaacatcaaactgcaaatgtgacattttagTCCTTCTGAGCAGCTACAATGCATCTGTGTGTGAAAGACAGTTTTTGGTCTTTGTCTATTCTGCTACAGGCTTATATTTATCTACTGGCAGACCTTGTGGTTTGTTTCACCATGAAAGGAGGAAATGCAGCCTGTGGTTTCAGCCTGAAGTCTTCAGCTTAGCAGATGTCTTGTTTTATGTTAAGCACACAGCAGAAAGTTAACAAGGAATTGaacacagtggaaatttcaCTTTTACATTTGTGTGCATGACATGTTTATATGACCTGCCTGTACtgaaataatagtaataattttCACTGCTACATTAAAGTATGCATGGCAGTGTgtgaaaacagacagaaatagCATCATTGTGGTGATAAGACagtaaaggaaaaagaaatcttTGTGGGCATCATGAGAAAATGTGAACAGCTTGTTTCTCACGCTGAAAAGCAGCTGCCTTTAAGTCTCTGTTTGGACGTGCTGTAAAAGTTCATCTATCtgtgaattaaataaaataatttctatTTCTACCCACAAAATCTTAACTTGTAACACATGATGGTTTTTATAACCAAACCTTTATGCTTCactcatatttatctgtctgctGGACTCTGCAGTTACATTAAGCTGCTCCATGGAGTTTGGTCtgtgatggagaagctgagccTTTCAGTAAAATCAATATTATCGTTCTTCATTAAACAATGTAATAAATGTGTAAATCAAACCAAAGTTAAATTATTCAAAACtaataactgaaaacaaaaaactgagaagtTTTAACAACAAGCGTacatttctgtatgtttttctgTAAGTAcaagtcaggttttttttttcattggaaaaaaaaaagaaaaaagaatttctTGGATATGAAAaggaaaatatataaaataagttCATACAGAAGCTAGCTaagaaaaaaactacaaaattaAAACTTTGTTTAAGAGGATTGAAAGACACTTGTGtatcacaaaacaggaaaaagctTGAATGTGAACACGTCACACAACTGCTGCAGTCAAAGCTACAGGAGCTGTTTGAGGTTGGTGTAAAAGGAAGGAAGCACAGAGAGGTGATAGAAGGAGGAGCTGAATATAAACTCTGGTCTTATCTACATTAAGTGCAGCTTCTCTTTGTTCTGCATTTATTATCAATGCAAAGTCGAACACTTTGAGATTAGATGCAGATCAGCGTGCAGGGCTGGACGTGAGGATGGGGCACTCTTTGCTCTGTTTGCTGGGGTTATTCTGTGAGTACAATACACACCTTTACTGTTTGAATGGCAGCGATGAAGGAAAATGTTTCTCACTGGTGACAATTACAGTGTATCACTGCTTTAACCTGTTTACCTGACAGCTTCAACACAGCAGACtagattttttatttcatgtttccaGCCTGTTTGACAGCTAATAGAAACACAGAAATTTGATGATAAGCAATAACTGTGCCGTGTGAAGATTTACCTTTAAAAAGCCtcagtttatatatttattgtgattttgtcAGTTGTATAATGTCTGATGAtgtttcattcattattttagTGCTCAGTACAGTCATCCATGGAATATGTGAAGGTGAGaaatagtttttttcttccatttataTCATACGTGCTGATCTGAACTAGTATTTAGCTTCTCCTGTGTTGCTCTAAATGACGTCCTCTGTGTTATATTTTGTATCataaacagtgttggtcaagttacttgaaaaaagtaatcagttactaattactgattacttccccccaaaactaatcctgttactttactaattacttattttcaaaagtaattaattacttagttacttagttactttttaaaaacacgatttacaacctggataggtgataaagcgatagatctttcagcccaattctactttttctgcataatccatcatacaaaatgtaatcaaatggaaaagtctctttttaaaacgttaaatcttttaactttatgcatcaagcaaaaacttaattatatgcaacattctctgactggaagaaatttgtttaacatttaaacctattttctgcacattccagcacataaaataaaatatttttttgtgtttacactcactctttcaaatagatgcaagtaaaacacagcagaaaataaataaagtcaaagactagcggtcctgttgctctattttcacctgtaaagcaggagtggggtaggtggaggtttaccctggggcaggtgtgctgcagcggtcagtggaagaatccgcgagtttctctgtgaatttcccattacagtcgtagcgcactcagtgcttgcttggaagtttagggttttttcgctgtaagaagaagttttcttccacgcacaacggacactaatgtttttgtcacttttatggaatcaaactcaaaataaggtcagtacttccacgctttaaacgctgcacgctcatactctctccgcacTTGATATATtgtccattgttgatctgcacacagctgttgtcactgaCGTCGCCTcgccacgtcactgtcatgagacattctcgcaaaa from Oreochromis aureus strain Israel breed Guangdong unplaced genomic scaffold, ZZ_aureus HiC_scaffold_90, whole genome shotgun sequence includes these protein-coding regions:
- the LOC116314316 gene encoding low affinity immunoglobulin gamma Fc region receptor II-like, with protein sequence MTGSTCNINTSKSDTAVYWCESGSGEFSSAVNITVQNDGNGPILVSPVHPVTEGASVSLSCSLRTQKILSNVFFYHNDKLIQNDPRGELKISAVSKSDEGFYKCQYSGRESAQSWMSVKVTVSGADSSSSPVWLMVGLVCGVSLIIILLLLLYRCRQSKCADEPPDVIYSNIELENFGNKWKHHKPEQSAVYTNVKTGAAEDSLMYAEVKQPKKQKAKKNKGKSSPAADAAVYSEVTSGSSLSQ